From a single Mycolicibacterium moriokaense genomic region:
- a CDS encoding cytochrome c oxidase subunit 3: MTDLADAESKRLENKPQRRVPGQPDMWLFVLFEALLFTGYFSVYLALRTQNEDLFLRSQADLDLRIGVFNTIVLLTSSWAIARCVRAARDGLHHTAMTYAYVTVGLGVTFVISKVVEWILEIRMGNTFTSDEFFQHYFFLTSLHCIHVLIGFIVLGVVVYQLRSPARRSQELVETGATYWHTVDFLWVLIFAMLYVVR; this comes from the coding sequence ATGACCGACCTCGCTGACGCCGAGTCGAAACGGCTCGAAAACAAGCCGCAACGGCGAGTGCCCGGTCAGCCGGACATGTGGTTGTTCGTGCTTTTCGAAGCTCTGCTGTTCACCGGCTACTTTTCCGTCTACCTGGCCCTGCGCACGCAGAACGAGGACCTCTTCCTGCGATCCCAGGCGGATCTGGACCTACGCATCGGAGTCTTCAACACCATCGTCCTGCTGACGAGTTCGTGGGCGATCGCCCGATGCGTCCGCGCCGCGCGCGACGGGTTGCACCACACGGCGATGACCTACGCATACGTCACCGTCGGTCTCGGCGTCACGTTCGTGATCTCGAAGGTCGTCGAATGGATCCTGGAAATCCGGATGGGGAACACGTTCACCAGCGATGAGTTCTTCCAGCACTACTTCTTCCTCACGTCACTGCACTGCATTCATGTATTGATCGGCTTCATCGTGCTGGGTGTGGTCGTCTATCAGTTGCGGAGTCCGGCGCGACGTTCCCAGGAGCTGGTCGAGACGGGTGCAACATATTGGCACACAGTGGATTTCCTGTGGGTTCTCATCTTCGCAATGCTCTACGTCGTGAGGTGA
- a CDS encoding cytochrome C oxidase subunit IV family protein: MSNTFNKRLLIVWSILTMLTLVYVWLDNSADEKGTLHASTVVTVSAIAIALIKVRIIFREFMEVRHSPVWLCRLTDGWVVLVASCLLGSYFIGTAVAG; this comes from the coding sequence GTGAGCAACACGTTCAACAAGAGGCTGCTGATCGTCTGGTCGATCCTGACGATGTTGACGCTGGTTTACGTCTGGCTGGACAACTCTGCTGACGAGAAGGGCACACTGCACGCCAGCACCGTCGTCACCGTCAGTGCAATCGCGATCGCACTGATCAAGGTGCGCATCATCTTCCGCGAGTTCATGGAGGTACGCCACTCTCCGGTGTGGCTGTGCCGCCTCACCGACGGTTGGGTGGTGCTCGTCGCCTCTTGCCTGCTGGGTAGCTACTTCATCGGCACAGCTGTCGCCGGCTGA